In Desulfatirhabdium butyrativorans DSM 18734, one genomic interval encodes:
- a CDS encoding ATP synthase subunit I, whose product MTASIRELQKQYGSRAMILAIAAGLVLILAGRGAWGRGLILGTLFSVINFVLMAQALPKTIAATRKRSTLLSFGSVGLRYLILAVPILIAFKSSRFEIFGVCIGLFMVQIVMLGERLYQRFHRRLS is encoded by the coding sequence ATGACGGCATCCATTCGCGAACTCCAGAAACAGTACGGCTCAAGGGCGATGATTCTGGCCATCGCCGCGGGACTGGTGTTGATTCTTGCAGGCCGGGGCGCCTGGGGAAGAGGGCTGATCCTGGGCACACTCTTCAGCGTGATCAATTTCGTTCTCATGGCGCAGGCGCTTCCCAAAACCATCGCTGCAACCCGCAAGCGATCGACATTGCTCTCTTTTGGATCGGTCGGGCTGCGATATCTGATTCTGGCCGTTCCGATTTTGATTGCCTTCAAAAGCAGCCGTTTCGAGATTTTCGGTGTATGCATCGGGCTGTTCATGGTGCAGATCGTCATGCTGGGAGAAAGGCTGTACCAACGCTTTCACCGGCGGCTCTCCTGA
- a CDS encoding ATP synthase F0 subunit C, which yields MTFDIQTWVNAASFAAAGIAIGFGAIGAAVGEGYAASQAALAIGSRPEQSGDILKLMLVGQAVAESASIFALVVAMLLLFTDQAPHTINIAVSLSAGICIGFGAMGSGIGSGFPAGAACVGTARQPAASGRLMTNMLVGSAVCQTPAIFSLVIAFILIFTDFSDRALSPTWAAILGAGISTGLSAIGPGIGGGLVAKASCEGVARHPANAAPVTNLMLLAQAVTQTTAIYGLLISFILIFRVFPETETISRPMALLSSGICMGLGAFGPGVGEGFAGMAAVDWLSRNIKAAGELTRTMLVGQAVAESTGIYSLVIALIMIFVF from the coding sequence ATGACATTCGACATTCAAACCTGGGTCAATGCGGCTTCGTTCGCTGCCGCAGGCATCGCCATCGGTTTCGGGGCCATCGGTGCTGCAGTCGGGGAAGGATATGCGGCTTCACAGGCAGCTCTCGCCATCGGAAGCCGGCCCGAACAATCGGGCGATATCCTCAAGCTCATGCTGGTCGGCCAGGCGGTGGCCGAATCCGCATCCATTTTCGCGCTGGTCGTCGCCATGCTGCTGCTCTTCACCGATCAGGCGCCTCACACCATCAATATTGCCGTATCGCTTTCTGCAGGGATATGCATTGGATTCGGCGCCATGGGATCGGGCATCGGTTCCGGCTTTCCCGCAGGGGCCGCATGCGTGGGAACCGCCCGGCAACCTGCCGCCAGCGGCCGGCTGATGACCAACATGCTGGTCGGCTCAGCCGTCTGCCAAACGCCCGCCATTTTTTCCCTGGTCATCGCCTTCATCCTCATCTTCACGGATTTCTCCGATCGGGCCTTGTCTCCGACCTGGGCCGCCATTCTCGGTGCAGGCATTTCGACGGGGCTCTCCGCCATCGGGCCGGGCATCGGCGGCGGTCTGGTCGCGAAAGCCAGTTGCGAAGGTGTGGCCCGGCATCCGGCCAATGCGGCGCCGGTGACCAACCTGATGCTGCTCGCTCAGGCCGTGACGCAAACGACGGCCATTTACGGCCTTCTGATCAGTTTCATCCTGATTTTCCGGGTTTTTCCCGAAACCGAAACGATCTCCCGGCCCATGGCCCTTCTATCCTCGGGCATCTGCATGGGGCTTGGCGCATTCGGGCCCGGTGTCGGAGAGGGGTTTGCCGGCATGGCGGCGGTGGACTGGCTTTCCAGAAACATCAAGGCTGCGGGCGAACTGACCCGGACCATGCTGGTCGGTCAGGCTGTGGCCGAATCGACCGGCATTTATTCGCTGGTGATCGCGCTGATCATGATTTTCGTTTTTTAG
- a CDS encoding ATP synthase F0 subunit B, producing the protein MSHRIASFIRIGCTSLFVSAWGISVVWGAETHGASSWRETYDPIMKWVNFAILLFVIVKYAGPPLMNFLRAQGRDIEREMAKIETYKAEILHQLKQVQKKLSQSDARMAEIRERIIEEGKRRKAALLQEAEAESQRLIESAAKKSEAYLLEAKRKLREEMVDIATDRALELLPRIVKKEDREKMVASYLGQIG; encoded by the coding sequence ATGAGCCATCGCATCGCTTCATTCATCCGTATCGGGTGTACATCCCTTTTTGTCTCCGCATGGGGCATTTCCGTTGTCTGGGGAGCGGAGACACATGGCGCCTCTTCATGGCGGGAAACGTATGATCCCATCATGAAGTGGGTCAATTTCGCGATTCTTCTTTTCGTGATCGTCAAATATGCCGGGCCTCCACTGATGAATTTTCTGCGCGCCCAGGGAAGAGACATCGAGCGGGAAATGGCCAAGATCGAAACATACAAGGCCGAGATCCTGCATCAGTTGAAACAGGTGCAGAAGAAATTGTCCCAAAGCGATGCCCGTATGGCGGAAATCCGGGAGCGGATTATCGAAGAAGGCAAGCGGCGGAAGGCTGCCCTGCTCCAGGAGGCAGAGGCCGAAAGCCAGCGATTGATCGAGTCGGCAGCCAAAAAGTCCGAGGCATATCTGCTCGAAGCGAAACGGAAACTGCGGGAAGAAATGGTGGATATTGCCACGGATCGCGCCCTCGAGCTGCTTCCGAGGATCGTGAAGAAGGAAGACAGGGAGAAAATGGTCGCATCCTATCTCGGGCAAATCGGATAG
- a CDS encoding PAS domain-containing hybrid sensor histidine kinase/response regulator gives MQMMQQPITPSAAGTSRRRWIALVFALVVLGVLFSAWMVRRADIELRSDILLQARMIGRSINAERVQLLTGTNADEISPDYLRLKQQLAGVCSANPKFRFVYLMGRKADGAVFFFVDSEPQGSKDESPAGQIHVEASADLRHVFDTGTGMVEGPVTDRWGTWITALVPLTDAGSGKLIAVLGMDIDAREWKWDVAEKSALPVALGWFCILIALFALTIWRNARQMYRQKTRMHESETYLKALFERLAEQGRTFIWEVDADGRFTYLSPVFEKMLGYRVEDVVGKSHFYDLHPEEGREAFRESCFAIFASKMPFKNLENPVQTRDGRIVWLLTNGLPVLNPDGTLAGYSGSDTDITRTKQVREELLETNRQLEEAIARANEMAVKAEIASIAKSEFLANMSHEIRTPMNGVIGMCGLLLDTELSEEQRRYAEIARSSAESLLGIISDILDISKIEARKLDLEMMDFDLQELMDDFAVSMNPRATDKGLEWTCVIDPGVPVRLRGDPGRLRQVLTNLAGNAVKFTGKGEVLVRVERVAGFTRRDEGNRWVWGPVRPAGGRIEAHDMSSGGQPAEAGTTPSVLPDPGWVSLRFSVQDTGIGIPEDKIGLLFDKFTQVDTSTTRQYGGTGLGLAISKQLVLMMGGEIGVSSQPGKGSEFWFTVPFQMHSAGGAGYKQPSRKPFDAQARFTGRRARILVAEDNVTNQQVAMGMLRKFGLSADAVADGHEALTALKTIPYDLVLMDVQMPEMDGLKTTRKIREWEATRNMAAGTAGPATRDKRHHLPIVAMTAHALQDDRRKCLEAGMDDYVTKPVSPQMLASVLNKWLPEEPEGTEQAERKGPGAVVPDSAFAIYGSRRQEEALPPVWDRAGMLDRLMGDEQLADQIMADFLADMPRSIDELKGYLAAGDAVGAERKTHSIKGASANVGGEALYQVAFEMEIAAKAGDLGSIQMRLPELEEAFNQLEKRSKDCISR, from the coding sequence ATGCAAATGATGCAGCAGCCCATAACACCATCCGCCGCTGGAACGAGTCGCCGCCGTTGGATCGCGCTGGTCTTCGCGCTGGTGGTCTTGGGTGTGCTTTTTTCCGCGTGGATGGTCAGGCGGGCCGACATCGAGCTGCGCAGTGACATCTTGCTGCAGGCGAGGATGATTGGCCGCTCGATCAACGCCGAACGTGTCCAGCTGCTCACCGGAACCAACGCCGACGAGATATCTCCCGACTACCTCCGGCTCAAACAGCAGCTTGCGGGTGTCTGCTCGGCAAACCCCAAATTCCGCTTTGTCTATCTCATGGGCCGCAAAGCGGATGGCGCGGTGTTTTTTTTCGTGGACAGCGAACCGCAGGGGTCCAAGGACGAATCACCTGCAGGCCAGATTCATGTAGAGGCTTCCGCAGATTTGCGCCATGTGTTCGACACCGGCACAGGGATGGTCGAAGGGCCGGTTACGGATCGCTGGGGCACCTGGATCACGGCGCTGGTGCCGTTGACCGATGCCGGCAGCGGCAAATTGATTGCCGTACTCGGCATGGATATCGATGCCCGGGAATGGAAATGGGATGTGGCCGAAAAGTCCGCACTGCCTGTCGCTCTCGGATGGTTCTGTATCCTGATCGCCTTGTTTGCGCTGACCATATGGCGAAACGCCCGGCAGATGTATCGCCAGAAGACCCGGATGCACGAAAGCGAAACCTATCTGAAGGCGCTTTTCGAGCGGCTTGCCGAACAGGGGCGCACCTTTATCTGGGAGGTGGATGCGGATGGGCGATTCACGTATCTGAGTCCGGTCTTCGAGAAGATGCTTGGGTACCGGGTGGAAGATGTCGTCGGCAAAAGCCATTTCTATGATTTGCATCCGGAAGAGGGTCGTGAGGCTTTCCGGGAATCCTGTTTTGCCATTTTTGCCAGTAAAATGCCTTTCAAGAACCTGGAGAACCCGGTGCAGACAAGGGACGGCCGGATTGTATGGCTGCTGACCAACGGCCTGCCCGTTCTGAATCCGGATGGAACATTGGCCGGATATAGTGGGAGCGATACCGATATCACCCGCACCAAACAGGTGAGGGAAGAACTACTGGAGACGAACCGCCAGCTTGAAGAGGCCATTGCCCGGGCCAACGAAATGGCGGTCAAGGCCGAGATCGCCAGCATTGCGAAAAGCGAGTTCCTGGCCAACATGAGCCATGAGATCCGTACACCGATGAACGGCGTCATCGGCATGTGCGGACTGCTGCTCGATACCGAACTCTCCGAGGAGCAGCGGCGGTATGCCGAAATCGCCCGCTCCAGCGCCGAATCCCTTCTCGGCATCATCAGCGACATCCTCGACATCTCCAAAATCGAGGCGAGAAAGCTCGATCTCGAGATGATGGATTTCGATCTGCAGGAGCTCATGGATGATTTTGCCGTGTCCATGAACCCCCGGGCAACCGACAAGGGACTTGAATGGACATGCGTTATCGATCCCGGGGTACCGGTGCGCCTCCGGGGGGATCCGGGCAGGCTTCGCCAGGTCCTGACCAATCTGGCCGGCAATGCCGTCAAATTCACCGGCAAGGGTGAAGTGCTCGTCCGGGTGGAGCGGGTGGCCGGATTTACGCGTCGGGACGAAGGAAACCGATGGGTGTGGGGTCCTGTACGCCCGGCTGGGGGGCGGATAGAAGCGCACGACATGTCATCCGGCGGTCAACCGGCAGAGGCTGGAACGACTCCTTCGGTTTTGCCGGATCCGGGCTGGGTTTCCCTGCGCTTTTCGGTTCAGGATACCGGCATCGGCATACCGGAAGACAAGATCGGTCTGCTGTTCGATAAATTCACTCAGGTGGACACATCGACCACCCGGCAGTATGGCGGCACGGGGCTGGGATTGGCCATCTCGAAGCAGCTTGTCCTGATGATGGGCGGAGAAATCGGGGTCAGCAGCCAGCCTGGCAAAGGATCCGAATTCTGGTTCACCGTTCCGTTTCAGATGCATTCGGCTGGAGGTGCTGGTTATAAACAGCCGTCCCGGAAACCGTTCGATGCTCAGGCGCGGTTTACCGGACGCAGGGCCCGCATTCTGGTGGCTGAAGACAACGTTACCAATCAGCAGGTTGCCATGGGGATGCTGCGGAAATTCGGTCTTTCGGCCGATGCCGTGGCGGACGGACACGAAGCGCTCACCGCCCTGAAAACGATTCCCTACGATCTGGTCCTCATGGATGTTCAGATGCCGGAAATGGATGGTCTGAAGACAACGCGAAAAATCCGGGAGTGGGAAGCGACACGGAACATGGCTGCCGGAACGGCAGGCCCGGCGACGCGTGATAAAAGGCATCATCTTCCGATTGTTGCCATGACGGCTCATGCCCTGCAGGATGACAGGCGAAAATGCCTGGAGGCGGGCATGGATGACTATGTGACCAAGCCGGTTTCGCCGCAAATGCTGGCCTCCGTGCTGAATAAATGGCTCCCGGAGGAGCCGGAAGGAACCGAGCAAGCGGAACGCAAAGGGCCTGGTGCCGTCGTTCCGGATTCGGCGTTTGCGATTTACGGTTCAAGAAGGCAGGAGGAGGCATTGCCTCCGGTCTGGGATCGCGCCGGAATGCTGGATCGGCTGATGGGAGACGAGCAGCTTGCCGATCAGATCATGGCGGACTTTTTGGCGGATATGCCGCGAAGCATCGATGAGCTGAAAGGGTATCTCGCTGCAGGTGATGCCGTGGGCGCCGAGCGGAAAACGCACAGCATCAAGGGTGCATCGGCCAATGTTGGCGGCGAAGCCTTGTATCAGGTTGCATTTGAAATGGAAATCGCGGCAAAAGCAGGCGATCTGGGCAGTATCCAGATGCGCTTGCCCGAGTTGGAAGAAGCATTCAATCAGTTGGAAAAGCGCTCGAAGGATTGTATCAGCCGGTAG
- the atpE gene encoding ATP synthase F0 subunit C, whose product MAIEGADLVKAAAFLGAGIAMGLGAIGPGVGEGITASKACEAIGRNPAEAGLITRTMLVGQAVAESTGIYSLVIALLLMFVVV is encoded by the coding sequence ATGGCAATCGAAGGAGCGGATCTGGTCAAGGCTGCGGCTTTTCTGGGAGCAGGCATTGCAATGGGGCTTGGCGCCATCGGGCCTGGCGTCGGTGAAGGCATCACGGCATCGAAGGCATGCGAGGCCATCGGCAGGAATCCGGCTGAAGCCGGTCTGATCACGCGGACCATGCTCGTGGGTCAGGCGGTCGCCGAATCGACCGGCATCTATTCACTGGTCATCGCGCTGCTGCTGATGTTCGTGGTTGTCTGA
- a CDS encoding AtpZ/AtpI family protein, whose translation MKQVPLKTTAFSAIDTETDSTPKPYRWLRFRTSRMWSEHLSFIMQIGLTMAGCIVFCFFLGRYIDGILHLRGIFVSLSTVFGVVGGAFTTYRQIIEMTDRDKRIHPPADRIP comes from the coding sequence GTGAAGCAGGTTCCGCTGAAAACAACGGCTTTTTCCGCCATAGACACGGAAACAGACAGCACGCCCAAACCCTACCGATGGCTCCGGTTCCGGACCAGCCGGATGTGGTCGGAGCATTTGTCCTTCATCATGCAGATTGGCCTGACGATGGCCGGCTGCATCGTATTCTGTTTTTTTCTCGGCAGGTACATCGATGGCATCCTGCATCTCAGGGGTATCTTCGTCAGCCTGTCCACCGTCTTCGGGGTCGTCGGCGGCGCCTTCACCACCTATCGGCAGATCATCGAAATGACCGATCGGGACAAACGGATTCATCCCCCCGCTGATCGTATCCCATGA
- a CDS encoding response regulator translates to MKVLIAEDDLSSRNLLSAMLRKAGYEVLETLDGEEVWKALQKPDAPKLVILDWLMPKMDGLEVLRRVRAIESDRPPYILMLTVKTAKTEIIEGLRAGANDYLTKPFDMGELRARLEVGRLMIETQDALAAKIEELHRALGEIKTLRGIVPICAGCKKIRDDQGYWKQVEVYLKEHTEAEFSHGLCPDCKKRLYSDLSGDADQIPPE, encoded by the coding sequence ATGAAAGTACTCATTGCTGAAGACGACCTGTCTTCCCGCAACCTGTTGTCCGCCATGCTTCGAAAAGCCGGCTATGAAGTGCTGGAAACGCTGGATGGCGAAGAGGTCTGGAAGGCGCTGCAAAAGCCGGATGCGCCGAAACTGGTTATCCTTGACTGGCTGATGCCGAAAATGGACGGATTGGAGGTGCTTCGGCGCGTCCGTGCGATTGAAAGCGATCGGCCGCCGTATATCCTCATGCTGACGGTCAAGACGGCGAAAACCGAAATCATCGAAGGACTGAGAGCCGGGGCAAACGATTATCTGACCAAACCCTTCGATATGGGTGAGCTGCGCGCCCGGCTTGAAGTGGGCCGGCTCATGATCGAAACGCAGGATGCACTTGCCGCTAAAATTGAGGAGTTGCACCGGGCGCTTGGCGAAATCAAGACATTGCGGGGCATTGTGCCTATCTGTGCAGGCTGCAAGAAAATCCGCGATGACCAGGGCTATTGGAAGCAGGTGGAAGTCTATCTAAAGGAACATACGGAAGCCGAGTTCAGCCACGGCCTTTGCCCGGATTGCAAGAAAAGACTGTATTCCGATCTTTCGGGGGATGCCGATCAAATTCCGCCTGAATGA
- the atpB gene encoding F0F1 ATP synthase subunit A — MGELGKIHQILLHIGDYTATLNLETMIMTWIVLSILIVFGFMTARKRALKPGPLQVVGELLVSNLYSLTEDAMGEDLAKKYSPMISALFLFLLLSNWIGLIPVCEEPTKDLNTTLSMGSMVFVISHYAGIRAKGMKAYLKGYFDPIFFMAPLNIIGEIAKVVSISFRLFGNIMGGSIIILVITHLCYSLLLPPLLNAFFGLFAGTIQAFVFTMLSIVYISVMVN, encoded by the coding sequence ATGGGTGAATTGGGGAAGATCCATCAAATACTGCTTCACATCGGGGATTACACGGCTACCCTCAATCTTGAAACGATGATCATGACATGGATCGTCCTGAGCATACTCATCGTCTTCGGGTTCATGACCGCCAGAAAGCGGGCATTGAAGCCCGGCCCCCTGCAGGTGGTCGGCGAGCTGCTTGTCTCGAACCTGTACTCCCTGACGGAAGACGCCATGGGAGAAGATCTCGCCAAGAAATATTCCCCCATGATCAGCGCCCTGTTCCTGTTTCTGCTGCTCTCCAACTGGATCGGGCTGATCCCCGTCTGCGAAGAACCCACCAAGGACCTCAATACGACCCTGAGCATGGGCTCCATGGTTTTCGTGATCTCCCACTATGCGGGCATCCGCGCCAAGGGCATGAAGGCGTATCTGAAAGGCTATTTCGATCCGATCTTTTTCATGGCCCCGCTCAACATCATCGGAGAAATCGCCAAGGTCGTCTCCATCTCCTTTCGTCTCTTCGGCAACATCATGGGCGGCTCCATCATCATCCTGGTGATCACCCACCTGTGTTACAGCCTGCTTCTGCCGCCGCTGCTGAACGCATTCTTCGGACTGTTCGCGGGAACCATCCAGGCGTTCGTCTTCACGATGCTTTCCATTGTCTATATCTCGGTCATGGTGAACTGA